TGAGCGTCGCCTGGATCTCCGCGACGATCGAAAGCGCGATCTCCTCGGCGGTCTCGGCACCGAGATTCAATCCCGCCGGCGAATGGATCTCCGCCGCTTCGGAGCCGCCGCACGACGCGAGCAGCCGCCGCGTCCGCTCACGGGGCCCGAGGACGCCGAGGTAAGGGAACCCGCGCGGCAGGAGAGCCGCGAGCGCCGCGGCGTCGTCCGCGAAGCTGTGCGACATGACCACGGCGGCGCTGCGCGGATGGACCGGAACCGCCGACGCCGACGCGTTTCCGCCCGCATGGGCGACCGGGAGACCCGCGAACCGTTCGAGCACGAACGAGAGATCGTGGTCCGCGAGAACGGAGACCGTCCATCCCAGCTCCGCCGCCATTCGCGCGACGGGGACGGCGTCCGAACCGCAACCCGCGATGAGGAGCGATATCGGAGGAGGGATCTCCTCGACGATCACCTCGGCGCCGTCCTCTTCCGGTATCGACTCCCCCGCCGCGAGGAGGCGGACCTCCCCCGCCGGACGGTCCGAGCCGGCCGGCGCCAGAACGACCGTCGAGAGGCGCACGGCCGCGCCTCCCGAAAGCGTCGCCCCTGCGCGTTCGAGCGCTTCCCGGAGCGATGCCGTCAGCGGAGACAGCAGGATGCGCACGCGCCCGTTGCATCCGGACCCCAGTCCCCACACGAGGTCCTCGAACGTCCGGGAGTCGTATTCCACGATCTCGGCACGCCCGCTCGAGAGGACGCCGGGAAGCCGCTCGCGGAGGTCGGCCTCGAGGCAGCCGGCGCTGATGGCTCCCGCCGAACGGCCGTCCCGGGCGAGGAGCATGCGGGCCCCCGGCTTCCGGTAGTGGGAGCCTTCGACCGACACGAGCCGGGCGAGGACGGCGGGGACGCCATCGGAGGCGCACTGCCGGGCCAGGCGGACGATCGCGAGGATCTCGACGGCGCTCGCCACGGAGTCCAGTTTGCCACAACGACGGAAGGCGACCTCTCCGGGCGGCGGGCCCTTGCCGGCGCGGCGAGTCGGGGCGTAGCATTCTTCTTTCGACCGGTTCCGCCCGGGAAGGAGGCTCGCATGAAGACTTCGATCCGCTTCCGACTCAACGGGCGGCCGACTACCCTCGACACCGACGACGCCCGCACGCTCCTCTGGGTGCTGCGCGGCGACCTCGCCCTGACCGGCACGAAGTACGGCTGCGGCGAGGGAGTCTGCGGCGCGTGCACCGTGATGATCGGCAGCGAGGCGGTGCGGTCGTGCCAGACGGCCGTGAAGGAGATCCAGGGGAAAGACGTGACGACGATCGAGGGTCTCGCCGCCGGCGGCGCGCCGCACCCCCTCCAGGAAGCCTTCATCGACCAGGGCGGCTTCCAGTGCGGCTACTGCACGTCCGGGATGCTCATGAACGCCGCGGCGCTGCTCCACAAGCGGCCCCATCCTTCCCGCGCCGAGATCGTCGAAGGCATGGAAGGAAATCTCTGCCGGTGCGGAGCGCACCAGAGGATCCTCGCCGCGATCGAACAGGCGTCGCGCGCGGGGGCGCGGTCGTGAGCGCCGCGGCCGGGATCGACCGCCGCCGCTTCGTCGAGCTCCTCGGCGGAGGCGTCGTCGTGCTCGTGAGCCTCCGTCCCTCCGAGCTCCTCGCGCAGAACCGCGACCGCGTCTATCCCGAGGACGTCAACGCCTACCTCCGGATCGACCCGGACGGCAAGGTCACCGTCTTCTCCGGGAAGATCGAGATGGGCCAGGGAGTGATGACCTCGCAGGCCCAGATGGCGGCCGAAGAGCTCGGGGTCGCGCTCGCATCGGTCACGATGGTCCTCGGCGACACCGACCAGTGCCCGTGGGACCGCGGAACGTTCGGGTCGCTGACGACCCGGATGTTCGGCCCGGCGCTTCGCGCCGCCGCCGCCCAAGCGCGCGCGGTGCTCGTCGGGATGGCGGCCCGAAAGCTCGGCGTCCCGAAGGGAAAGCTCGTCGTCGAAGACGGCGTGGTTTCCGTCGCCGGTGACCGCTCCCGCCGCGTCACCTACGGCGAGCTCGCCCGCGGCCAGCGGATCTCGCGGTTGATCGGGGAGAAGGCCGTCCTGCGCAAGGTCTCCGAGTTCAAGCTGATGGGCCGTTCACCGAAACGGCTCGACGGCCGCGAAAAGGTGACGGGGCAAGCCCGCTACGCGGCCGACATTCGCGTGCCGGGAATGCTCCACGCGCGAATCCTGCGCCCGCCCGCGCACGAGGCGGTCGCGGCGAAAATCGATCTCTCGGCGGCCCGGACGTTGCCCGGAGTCACGGTCGTCGAACGAGACGATCTCGTCGCCGTTCTGCACGAGGATCGGGAAGCGGCCGCGCGGGCGCTCGAGGCCGTCCACGCCGAGTGGAAAAAGCCCGACGACCCGCGCGACCCGGAGAACATTTTCGACCACGTCGTAAAAACGTCGCCGCCGCCGCAGGAGCAGCTCAATCGCGGCGATCTCGCGGGCGCGCGCGCGGCCGCGGCGAGGGTGTTCGAGACCACGTACCGCAAGGGCTACGTCGCCCACGCGCCGATGGAGCCCCACGCCGCGCTCGCGGAGGTGAAAGACGGCAAAGCGACCGTGTGGGCCTCGACCCAGACCCCGTTTCCGACGCGCGACCGCGTCGCCGAGGCGCTCGAGCTCGACGCGAAGAACGTCCGCGTCATCACGCCCTACGTCGGAGGGGGCTTCGGCGGGAAGAGCGCCGACCGCCAGGCCGTCGAAGCCGCGCGCCTCGCGCAGATCACCGGGCGCCCGGTACAGGTGTCGTGGACGCGCGCGGAAGAGTTCTTCTACGACACCTTCGACCCGGCCTCCGTCGTCCAGATCGTCTCCGCGATCGACCGCGACGGGAAGATCACGCTGTGGGATTACACCGTTTACGCGGCGGGTTCGCGCTCGGCCGACCTCTTCTACGACGTCCCGAACGCCCGGATCCGCTCGTCCGGACGCACGGTGTACGGCAAGGCGGGCGCGGGACAGAGCGTCCATCCCTTCGCCGTCGGCCCGTGGCGAGCTCCCGGCGCCAACATGAACGTCTTCGCCCGCGAGTCCCAGATCGACGTCATGGCGGCGGCGGCGCGCGCCGACCCGCTCGAGTTCCGACTTCGGAACACGAGCGACGCGAGAATGCGCAAGGTGCTCCAGGCCGCCGCCGACGCGTTCGGATGGAAGCGAGCGCCCGGTCCGAGCGGGCAGGGGCGCGCCGTCGCCTGCAGCGCCGACGCCGGATCCGACGTCGCGCTCATGGCGCAGGTGAAGGTCGACCGGGCGAGCGGAAAGGTGAAGGTCTCGCGGATCGTGGTCGCCCAGGACATGGGAACGGTGGTCAATCCCGACGGCGCGAAGATGCAGATGGAAGGTTCC
This genomic window from Thermoanaerobaculia bacterium contains:
- a CDS encoding (2Fe-2S)-binding protein, whose amino-acid sequence is MKTSIRFRLNGRPTTLDTDDARTLLWVLRGDLALTGTKYGCGEGVCGACTVMIGSEAVRSCQTAVKEIQGKDVTTIEGLAAGGAPHPLQEAFIDQGGFQCGYCTSGMLMNAAALLHKRPHPSRAEIVEGMEGNLCRCGAHQRILAAIEQASRAGARS
- a CDS encoding XdhC family protein; the protein is MASAVEILAIVRLARQCASDGVPAVLARLVSVEGSHYRKPGARMLLARDGRSAGAISAGCLEADLRERLPGVLSSGRAEIVEYDSRTFEDLVWGLGSGCNGRVRILLSPLTASLREALERAGATLSGGAAVRLSTVVLAPAGSDRPAGEVRLLAAGESIPEEDGAEVIVEEIPPPISLLIAGCGSDAVPVARMAAELGWTVSVLADHDLSFVLERFAGLPVAHAGGNASASAVPVHPRSAAVVMSHSFADDAAALAALLPRGFPYLGVLGPRERTRRLLASCGGSEAAEIHSPAGLNLGAETAEEIALSIVAEIQATL
- a CDS encoding molybdopterin cofactor-binding domain-containing protein; this translates as MSAAAGIDRRRFVELLGGGVVVLVSLRPSELLAQNRDRVYPEDVNAYLRIDPDGKVTVFSGKIEMGQGVMTSQAQMAAEELGVALASVTMVLGDTDQCPWDRGTFGSLTTRMFGPALRAAAAQARAVLVGMAARKLGVPKGKLVVEDGVVSVAGDRSRRVTYGELARGQRISRLIGEKAVLRKVSEFKLMGRSPKRLDGREKVTGQARYAADIRVPGMLHARILRPPAHEAVAAKIDLSAARTLPGVTVVERDDLVAVLHEDREAAARALEAVHAEWKKPDDPRDPENIFDHVVKTSPPPQEQLNRGDLAGARAAAARVFETTYRKGYVAHAPMEPHAALAEVKDGKATVWASTQTPFPTRDRVAEALELDAKNVRVITPYVGGGFGGKSADRQAVEAARLAQITGRPVQVSWTRAEEFFYDTFDPASVVQIVSAIDRDGKITLWDYTVYAAGSRSADLFYDVPNARIRSSGRTVYGKAGAGQSVHPFAVGPWRAPGANMNVFARESQIDVMAAAARADPLEFRLRNTSDARMRKVLQAAADAFGWKRAPGPSGQGRAVACSADAGSDVALMAQVKVDRASGKVKVSRIVVAQDMGTVVNPDGAKMQMEGSVTMGLGYTFAEELRFRGGEILDRNFDSYELPRFSWVPSIETVLVKNDDLAPQGGGEPAIVATGAVMANAVFDAVGARLYRLPMTPDRVKQAIAEGKGAVQRSA